A single window of Streptomyces aquilus DNA harbors:
- a CDS encoding MSMEG_0570 family nitrogen starvation response protein, with product MPEMYFHVRWPDGMTQRCYSPSTVVEDYFVPGSQYALGDFVERSRTALGIAGERVKEKFGFFCTGASDQLAQIERTAAAYATVSDARVTVEALTGIDGSTR from the coding sequence ATGCCCGAGATGTATTTTCATGTGCGCTGGCCCGATGGCATGACCCAGCGCTGCTATTCCCCCTCCACGGTGGTCGAGGACTATTTCGTTCCCGGCAGCCAGTACGCACTTGGTGATTTCGTAGAACGCAGCCGGACGGCACTCGGTATCGCCGGGGAGCGCGTGAAGGAGAAGTTCGGCTTCTTCTGTACCGGTGCCTCCGACCAGCTCGCGCAGATCGAGCGGACCGCCGCCGCGTACGCCACCGTCAGCGATGCCAGGGTCACGGTCGAAGCCCTGACCGGCATCGACGGGAGCACGCGGTGA
- a CDS encoding ArgE/DapE family deacylase: protein MTASLSDVEASALAAVDEAAIARLLLELLAVPSVTGSAAESEIQHVLARHLKRMDLDVDLWSMNLPELRDHPRFPGTEAPRTEAWGLVGGTVSRGDGPTLILQGHVDVVPPGDLARWDGDPFRPRVTGDVVHARGACDMKAGVVAILAALAAIREAGARLRGQVSAHFVVSEEDGGLGAFGTLQRGHTGDACIITEPTSGALMTANAGALTFRIHVPGRATHGSTRYVGVSAIDAYLPIHHALARLEARRNVGADPLMSEYPIPYPLSVGTVHSGDWASSVPDLLVAEGRLGVRLGEDPAQARTELEACVAEACAADPWLRSHPATVTWPGGQFASGRLPAGHPLAAQVADAHADVTGGPRPSERGAPYGSDLRLYTGAGIPTLQYGPGDVRLAHGPQEQVSVTDTVTVTRALVLATLRTVGTK from the coding sequence ATGACAGCAAGCCTGAGCGATGTGGAAGCCTCGGCCCTGGCCGCGGTGGACGAGGCGGCCATCGCCCGGTTGCTGCTGGAACTCCTCGCTGTTCCGAGCGTGACGGGGAGCGCCGCGGAGTCAGAGATTCAGCACGTCCTTGCCCGGCATCTGAAGCGCATGGACCTCGATGTCGACCTGTGGTCCATGAACCTGCCCGAGCTACGTGACCATCCCCGTTTTCCCGGCACCGAGGCCCCGCGCACCGAGGCGTGGGGCCTGGTGGGCGGCACCGTGTCCCGAGGCGACGGGCCGACCCTGATCCTCCAGGGGCACGTCGACGTCGTCCCTCCCGGAGACCTGGCGCGTTGGGACGGCGACCCCTTCCGTCCCCGGGTCACCGGGGACGTGGTGCACGCACGAGGAGCGTGCGACATGAAGGCGGGGGTGGTGGCGATACTCGCCGCCCTGGCCGCGATACGGGAGGCGGGCGCAAGGCTCCGCGGCCAGGTGTCCGCGCACTTCGTCGTCAGCGAAGAGGACGGAGGGCTCGGGGCGTTCGGCACCCTCCAACGCGGCCACACCGGCGACGCCTGCATCATCACCGAACCGACCAGCGGCGCGCTCATGACGGCGAACGCCGGCGCCCTGACCTTCCGCATCCACGTACCCGGCCGGGCCACCCACGGCAGCACCAGATACGTGGGAGTGAGCGCCATCGACGCATACCTGCCCATCCACCACGCGCTCGCGCGCCTGGAAGCCCGCCGCAACGTCGGCGCCGACCCGCTCATGTCCGAATACCCCATCCCCTACCCGCTGTCCGTCGGCACCGTCCACTCCGGCGACTGGGCCAGCAGCGTGCCCGACCTTTTGGTGGCCGAGGGAAGACTGGGCGTCCGGCTGGGCGAGGACCCGGCCCAGGCCCGCACCGAACTGGAGGCGTGCGTGGCCGAAGCCTGCGCGGCCGACCCCTGGCTGCGCTCCCACCCCGCCACGGTCACGTGGCCCGGCGGACAGTTCGCCAGCGGGCGGCTGCCGGCCGGGCATCCGCTCGCGGCGCAGGTCGCCGACGCGCACGCCGACGTCACCGGCGGCCCGCGACCTTCCGAGCGAGGCGCCCCCTACGGCAGCGACCTGCGCCTGTACACCGGGGCCGGCATCCCCACACTGCAGTACGGCCCCGGCGACGTACGCCTCGCACACGGTCCACAGGAACAGGTCAGCGTGACCGACACCGTCACCGTCACCCGGGCACTGGTGCTCGCCACACTGCGCACGGTCGGCACCAAGTAG
- a CDS encoding carboxylesterase/lipase family protein produces MPKRRSTTGAALGAALLVAVMATADTVPSPSAAAVQHPHRQRALGQLPEARSDTVLTRQGRLQGVTAEGVTTYQGIPYAAPPVGPLRWQPPAAPPTWTGTRTAAEPGPACAQPEVPDSAEDCLYLNVTTPAAEADRAAPRPVVVWLHGGAFSSGSGDQYDATRMARQGDVTVVTVNSRLGALGFFAHPDLPDSGAFGLQDQQAALRWVRDNAGAFGGDPGNVTLMGESSGGASVCAQLTSPKAAGLFHRAVVQSGSCLQNWPKNTLAPGDPAATYFARQSELAAKGRGALGCRSLKCLRAKPVKDVLSLNGRFHQPAYGTSVLPDSPARALAAGDFHRVPVLQGNTRDEHRLFTALFTLDGPMTAADYRRLLTETYGRRQAARIARAYPPGPTPALAWAKVGTDRSWVCPTLAADRLLAEHVPVYSYEFADRQPPAPDLRPDFPLGAYHSAELPYLFGMGDLRLDDGQAALSRRMIAAWTSFARTGAPGDDWPPFPHTRRLSRSAFSGVDAAAEHRCAFWSRSS; encoded by the coding sequence ATGCCGAAGCGACGCTCCACCACCGGCGCCGCGCTGGGCGCGGCCCTCCTCGTGGCGGTGATGGCCACAGCCGATACGGTGCCGAGTCCGTCGGCGGCGGCCGTGCAGCACCCGCACAGGCAGCGTGCCCTAGGCCAGTTACCCGAGGCCCGGTCGGACACCGTCCTGACCCGTCAGGGCCGCCTACAGGGGGTGACCGCCGAGGGCGTCACCACCTATCAGGGCATCCCCTACGCGGCGCCACCGGTCGGCCCGCTGCGCTGGCAACCCCCGGCCGCGCCTCCCACCTGGACCGGCACGCGGACGGCGGCCGAGCCCGGACCGGCCTGCGCGCAGCCCGAGGTGCCGGACTCCGCGGAGGACTGCCTCTACCTCAACGTCACCACGCCCGCCGCTGAAGCGGACCGCGCGGCCCCGCGGCCGGTCGTGGTGTGGCTGCACGGCGGGGCCTTCAGCTCCGGCTCCGGGGATCAGTACGACGCCACCCGGATGGCCCGGCAGGGCGACGTCACCGTCGTAACCGTCAACTCACGCCTGGGCGCCCTGGGCTTCTTCGCCCATCCGGACCTGCCGGACTCCGGGGCCTTCGGCCTGCAGGACCAGCAGGCGGCTCTGCGCTGGGTACGGGACAACGCCGGTGCGTTCGGCGGTGATCCCGGCAATGTCACGCTCATGGGCGAGTCCTCCGGAGGCGCGAGCGTGTGCGCCCAACTCACCTCGCCCAAGGCCGCCGGCCTGTTCCACCGCGCGGTCGTCCAAAGCGGCTCCTGCCTGCAGAACTGGCCCAAGAACACGCTCGCGCCCGGCGACCCCGCCGCCACCTATTTCGCCCGCCAGAGCGAGTTGGCCGCAAAGGGCCGCGGCGCGCTGGGCTGCCGCAGTCTGAAGTGCCTGCGTGCCAAGCCCGTCAAGGACGTGCTGTCCCTCAACGGGCGCTTCCACCAGCCCGCCTACGGGACGAGTGTCCTGCCCGACTCGCCGGCCCGCGCGCTCGCCGCCGGCGACTTCCACCGCGTGCCCGTCCTGCAGGGCAACACCCGTGACGAACACCGGCTGTTCACCGCCCTGTTCACGCTGGACGGGCCGATGACCGCAGCGGACTACCGCCGCCTGCTCACCGAGACCTACGGCCGCCGGCAAGCGGCCCGCATCGCCCGCGCGTACCCGCCCGGTCCCACACCGGCACTCGCCTGGGCCAAGGTCGGCACCGACCGCAGCTGGGTGTGCCCCACCCTGGCCGCCGACCGGCTGCTGGCCGAGCATGTTCCGGTCTACAGCTACGAGTTCGCCGACCGCCAGCCACCCGCGCCCGACCTCCGCCCCGACTTTCCGCTGGGCGCCTACCACAGCGCGGAGCTGCCCTACCTGTTCGGCATGGGCGACCTCCGCCTCGACGACGGGCAGGCCGCCCTCTCCCGACGCATGATCGCCGCCTGGACGTCGTTCGCCAGAACCGGCGCGCCCGGCGACGACTGGCCGCCCTTCCCCCACACCCGCCGGCTTTCCCGGAGCGCGTTCTCCGGGGTGGACGCGGCGGCCGAACACCGCTGCGCGTTCTGGTCGCGCAGCTCCTGA
- a CDS encoding TetR/AcrR family transcriptional regulator has protein sequence MPRQVDHKARRDQIAEALLDIVADQGLEAISVRAVAARAGVSAGRIQHYFANKDELLAYAIEYQDWLVQQRWNEQTWPEGEPTPREALRWVLLETIPRDDRRRREWLVGVAYLIRMLANPKLRALYVDGLPRLYQLLAGLVRMAQEAGDIAPDRDPDIEAELLFGLADSQGPPVVLGLRTPEQATAAIDYYLDHLFR, from the coding sequence GTGCCGCGACAGGTAGACCACAAGGCTCGCCGGGACCAGATCGCCGAGGCGCTGCTGGACATCGTCGCCGACCAAGGACTGGAAGCGATCTCCGTGAGGGCCGTGGCGGCGCGGGCGGGCGTCTCAGCCGGGCGCATCCAGCACTACTTCGCCAACAAGGACGAACTGCTCGCCTACGCGATCGAGTACCAGGACTGGCTGGTCCAGCAGCGGTGGAACGAGCAGACATGGCCCGAGGGCGAGCCCACCCCCCGGGAGGCGCTGCGGTGGGTGCTGCTGGAGACGATCCCCAGGGACGACCGGCGCCGCCGCGAGTGGCTCGTCGGCGTCGCCTACCTCATCCGCATGCTGGCCAACCCCAAACTGCGAGCCCTCTACGTCGATGGGCTGCCCCGCCTCTACCAACTCCTCGCCGGCCTCGTCCGCATGGCCCAGGAAGCCGGCGACATCGCGCCGGACCGCGACCCCGACATCGAAGCAGAACTCCTCTTCGGCCTCGCCGACTCGCAGGGCCCGCCCGTCGTCCTGGGCCTGCGCACCCCCGAACAGGCAACCGCTGCCATCGACTATTACCTCGACCATCTGTTCCGGTAG
- a CDS encoding amidohydrolase family protein: protein MVHDAHRHIGVLPAYPFYGGPPVNPDTTARATVKQLIADLDAEGTERALVIPNYGVPDPAIAFSFNELALEAAQSDDRIRAGLWVSPRPEDAQRTEKALQLAGEPGVKALKLSFLLGGRPTDPACRPQLDRIFAEAARHHLVVHVHTSPGAASDIDEIGHLVDWYAGQVPVHLVHFGGGMSGHIKLVGSRFFDWISAGKRVYTDLSWAIGFTPRWLAQEIERRGIGHDRVLFASDQPWGDFTGEYARLAEATGGGELGDLVFRDTFAALYD, encoded by the coding sequence ATGGTCCACGACGCACACCGCCACATCGGCGTCCTGCCCGCCTATCCCTTCTACGGCGGCCCACCCGTCAACCCGGACACCACCGCCCGCGCCACCGTCAAGCAGCTCATCGCCGACCTGGACGCGGAGGGCACCGAACGGGCCCTGGTCATCCCCAACTACGGCGTCCCGGACCCCGCGATCGCCTTCTCCTTCAACGAACTGGCGCTGGAAGCCGCACAGAGCGACGACCGCATCCGCGCCGGACTGTGGGTCTCCCCGCGCCCCGAGGACGCCCAACGCACCGAGAAAGCCCTCCAGTTGGCGGGCGAGCCCGGAGTCAAGGCCCTCAAGCTGAGCTTCCTGCTGGGCGGCCGCCCCACGGACCCCGCCTGCCGCCCCCAGCTCGACCGCATCTTCGCCGAAGCCGCCCGACACCACCTCGTCGTCCACGTCCACACCTCTCCCGGCGCCGCCTCCGACATCGACGAGATCGGCCATCTCGTCGACTGGTACGCCGGCCAAGTGCCCGTCCACCTCGTGCACTTCGGCGGCGGGATGAGCGGCCACATCAAGCTCGTCGGCTCCCGGTTCTTCGACTGGATCAGCGCCGGCAAGCGCGTCTACACCGATCTCTCCTGGGCCATCGGCTTCACTCCCCGCTGGCTGGCCCAGGAGATCGAGCGCCGCGGCATCGGCCACGACCGGGTGCTCTTCGCCAGCGACCAGCCGTGGGGTGACTTCACCGGCGAGTACGCCCGCCTCGCCGAAGCCACCGGCGGCGGCGAACTCGGCGACCTGGTCTTCCGGGACACGTTCGCCGCGCTCTACGACTGA
- a CDS encoding MSMEG_0569 family flavin-dependent oxidoreductase: MSSAAAIRPVGALPDSLTDGGSSPIPVVVVGGGQAGLSMSYCLGRRGVEHVVIEANRVGHEWRERRWDSFCLVTPNWQCRLPGYPYQGDDPDGFMVRDEIVRYLEDYVSFFRPPLVEGVTVTRLRRSPSGVFELSTTAGDFTAEQVVVATGPYHTPSVPPMAQRLPDAITQVHSSRYRSPDQLPEGAVLVVGTGQSGCQIAEDLHLAGRQVHLAVGSAPRVARRYRGRDCVAWLDDMGHYDRSIDEFGDAGAVRMRVNHYVTGRDGGRDIDLRGFARDGMRLYGRLTAITGTDLEFADDLKVNLDHADAVAEGIKDAIDAHITAHGIAVPTEPRYVPVWEPHEQPRALNLEAAGITSVIWSTGFRRDHRWIEAPVFDGRGYPMHWRGATSTPGLHFLGLPWQYSWGSGRFEAVGRDAEFLADHIDASRRLADVCGTLTGAPSELASALPIG, from the coding sequence GTGAGCTCGGCCGCGGCGATACGGCCGGTCGGCGCCCTCCCTGACAGCCTGACGGACGGGGGGAGTTCTCCGATCCCGGTGGTCGTGGTCGGCGGTGGTCAGGCGGGGCTGTCGATGAGCTACTGCCTCGGTCGGCGTGGTGTCGAGCACGTCGTCATCGAGGCGAACCGGGTCGGGCACGAGTGGCGTGAGCGCCGCTGGGACTCCTTCTGCCTGGTGACCCCCAACTGGCAGTGCAGGCTGCCCGGTTATCCGTACCAGGGCGATGACCCGGACGGGTTCATGGTCCGTGACGAGATCGTCCGCTACCTGGAGGACTATGTCTCCTTCTTCCGGCCGCCACTGGTGGAGGGTGTGACGGTCACCCGGCTGCGCCGCTCGCCGAGCGGTGTCTTCGAACTCTCCACCACCGCCGGGGACTTCACCGCCGAGCAGGTGGTGGTCGCCACCGGCCCCTACCACACGCCGTCCGTCCCGCCGATGGCCCAGCGCCTGCCCGACGCCATCACCCAGGTCCACTCCTCCCGCTACCGCAGTCCCGACCAGCTCCCCGAGGGAGCGGTCCTGGTGGTCGGCACCGGCCAGTCCGGCTGCCAGATCGCCGAGGACCTTCACCTCGCCGGGCGCCAGGTGCATTTGGCCGTCGGCAGTGCCCCTCGTGTGGCCCGCCGCTACCGCGGCCGCGACTGCGTGGCCTGGCTCGACGACATGGGTCACTACGACAGGTCCATCGACGAGTTCGGCGACGCCGGCGCCGTGCGCATGCGGGTCAACCACTACGTGACCGGACGCGACGGCGGCCGCGACATCGACCTGCGCGGCTTCGCCCGCGACGGCATGCGGCTGTACGGGCGGCTCACCGCAATCACCGGTACCGATCTGGAGTTCGCCGACGACCTGAAGGTGAACCTGGACCACGCCGACGCGGTCGCCGAGGGCATCAAGGACGCCATCGACGCCCACATCACCGCGCACGGCATCGCCGTCCCGACTGAGCCCAGGTACGTCCCCGTCTGGGAGCCGCACGAGCAGCCGCGCGCACTGAATCTGGAGGCCGCCGGCATCACCTCGGTGATCTGGTCGACCGGCTTCCGGCGCGATCACCGGTGGATCGAGGCCCCGGTCTTCGACGGTCGCGGCTACCCGATGCACTGGCGCGGCGCCACCAGCACACCCGGCCTGCACTTCCTCGGTCTGCCCTGGCAGTACTCGTGGGGCTCGGGCCGCTTCGAGGCGGTGGGCCGGGACGCCGAGTTCCTCGCGGACCACATCGACGCCTCGCGCCGCCTGGCCGACGTGTGCGGCACGCTCACCGGAGCCCCCAGCGAACTCGCCTCCGCCCTCCCGATCGGCTGA